In Amycolatopsis coloradensis, one genomic interval encodes:
- a CDS encoding DUF5313 family protein has product MERPGPLRWMQYVYGRRLPERYRDWVLHDATARTWLLRFAVRICFEALPWLVAAFVLLVTLTPLPVAPVLGVLVLSLFLALFFTMTSADELAEVRLGKHGFPRGTGKAVRSARGGSGSWP; this is encoded by the coding sequence ATGGAACGACCAGGTCCCCTCCGCTGGATGCAGTACGTCTACGGACGGCGGCTGCCCGAGCGATACCGGGACTGGGTCCTGCACGACGCGACGGCGCGCACGTGGCTGCTGCGCTTCGCCGTCCGGATCTGTTTTGAGGCGCTGCCGTGGCTCGTGGCCGCGTTCGTGCTCCTGGTGACGCTGACGCCGTTGCCGGTGGCGCCGGTGCTGGGCGTGCTCGTGCTGAGCCTGTTCCTCGCGCTGTTCTTCACGATGACCAGCGCGGACGAACTGGCCGAGGTCCGTCTCGGCAAACACGGTTTTCCGCGCGGCACCGGCAAAGCGGTCCGGTCCGCCCGGGGAGGCTCGGGCAGCTGGCCCTGA
- a CDS encoding ABC transporter permease, producing the protein MTSAVATAGPRSSPWLSFGIRRLGRFAVSLWVLVTTAFLMIQLIPGDPVRAALGLTAPAELVNARRAALGLDDPLWKQYVDYLAGLFSGDWGTSMTTGVPVADVIGDRLPATLELALPAFAVVIAVAIPLGLLFAVLTRGGRRRGGELAFTSTTVLLAAIPEFLVAVALVAFFAVRLGWFPVAGSEGPGALVLPVIALALGPASVLARIVRVETLSVLGNDFIRTARAKRLPARLVYLRHALPNAVTATLTMGGLMLTGMVAGTVLVENVFAWPGLGSTIAQSILQKDYPQVQGIVLVYGIGVLLVNLTVDVLLAVLDPRSTIREN; encoded by the coding sequence ATGACGAGCGCCGTCGCGACGGCGGGCCCGCGGAGCAGTCCTTGGCTGTCGTTCGGGATCCGCCGCCTCGGCCGGTTCGCGGTCTCGCTGTGGGTGCTGGTCACCACGGCGTTCCTGATGATCCAGCTGATCCCCGGCGATCCGGTCCGCGCGGCGCTCGGGCTGACCGCGCCCGCCGAGCTGGTGAACGCCCGGCGGGCCGCGCTCGGCCTCGACGATCCGCTGTGGAAGCAGTACGTCGACTATCTCGCCGGTCTCTTCTCGGGCGACTGGGGAACGTCGATGACCACCGGGGTGCCGGTCGCGGACGTCATCGGCGACCGGCTCCCCGCGACCCTGGAGCTGGCGTTGCCCGCCTTCGCGGTGGTCATCGCGGTCGCGATCCCGCTGGGCCTGCTGTTCGCCGTGCTGACCCGCGGCGGCCGCCGTCGAGGCGGGGAACTGGCGTTCACCTCGACGACGGTCCTCCTGGCCGCGATCCCGGAGTTCCTGGTCGCGGTGGCCCTGGTGGCGTTCTTCGCGGTCCGGCTGGGTTGGTTTCCGGTGGCGGGCAGTGAGGGGCCGGGGGCGCTCGTGCTCCCGGTGATCGCGCTGGCGCTCGGTCCGGCGTCGGTCCTCGCCCGTATCGTCCGCGTGGAGACGCTTTCCGTGCTGGGCAACGACTTCATCCGCACGGCGCGGGCGAAACGGTTGCCCGCGCGGCTGGTGTACCTGCGGCACGCGTTGCCCAACGCGGTGACCGCGACCCTCACCATGGGCGGGCTGATGCTGACCGGGATGGTGGCGGGAACCGTCCTGGTAGAGAACGTGTTCGCCTGGCCGGGGCTCGGTTCCACCATCGCGCAGTCGATCCTGCAGAAGGACTACCCGCAGGTGCAGGGAATCGTGCTCGTCTACGGCATCGGTGTGCTGCTGGTGAACCTGACGGTGGACGTGCTGCTGGCCGTCCTCGATCCGCGTTCGACGATCCGGGAGAACTGA
- a CDS encoding ABC transporter substrate-binding protein yields MKTARLTAAMAGVVALTVSACGGTSQSGEDRTANQKPTEGKTFTMGLPTDPGTLDPAVTVLSIARQIGRFLYDGLIHLDSAGKPVAGLAEKWEATTTTANFTLRDGVKCADGSPLTARDVAANINHVGDPATKSPLTGVSVKAGTKAVADDAARTVTVTSGAPDSFLLRNVAAVPIVCAKGLADRASVAKGQHGTGMFTMTEIVPNDHYTLTRRKDYTWGPGDWKSEQPGLPEKVVFRVVPNMTTTANLLLSGELSAASVTGQDQQRLRSQKLFHADIVVPMGEIFFNQAPGRPGQDEAVRRALTQALDFGQIGKVLTTGNGQPAKGLVTGEPLACPGDSINGKLPPFDVAAAKSGLDAAGWAPGPDGVRAKNGKRLALTVVYGTQVGPTMVSAAELILQAWKNVGVDATIKAVDGPGTSQVLFGTGEWEVSLAPLGFVLPSQAVPFVSGAKPPQGTNFAYIENPRYTEFAGKASAQAGESGCGDWLAAESALFERLDVVPFVNSTIPTFANGARFEMNQGQILPSSIRMYS; encoded by the coding sequence ATGAAGACAGCTCGGCTCACCGCCGCCATGGCGGGCGTGGTGGCCTTGACCGTGAGCGCGTGCGGGGGGACGTCGCAATCCGGGGAGGACCGGACCGCGAACCAGAAACCGACCGAGGGCAAGACCTTCACGATGGGCCTTCCGACCGATCCGGGGACGCTCGACCCGGCCGTCACCGTGCTGTCGATCGCCAGGCAGATCGGCCGGTTCCTCTACGATGGCCTGATCCACCTCGATTCCGCGGGCAAGCCGGTGGCCGGGCTGGCCGAGAAGTGGGAGGCCACGACGACCACGGCGAACTTCACCCTGCGCGACGGGGTGAAGTGTGCGGACGGATCACCGCTGACCGCACGGGACGTGGCCGCGAACATCAACCACGTCGGTGATCCGGCGACCAAGTCCCCGCTGACCGGGGTCAGTGTCAAAGCGGGGACGAAGGCGGTCGCCGACGACGCCGCCAGGACCGTCACGGTCACCAGCGGGGCACCGGATTCGTTCCTGCTGCGCAACGTGGCGGCCGTGCCGATCGTCTGCGCCAAGGGACTGGCGGATCGGGCGTCCGTCGCGAAGGGACAGCACGGCACCGGCATGTTCACCATGACCGAGATCGTGCCGAACGACCACTACACCCTCACCCGGCGCAAGGACTACACCTGGGGCCCCGGCGACTGGAAGAGCGAACAGCCGGGACTGCCCGAAAAAGTGGTCTTCCGGGTCGTGCCGAACATGACGACGACGGCGAACCTGCTGCTGTCCGGGGAGCTCAGCGCGGCGTCGGTGACCGGACAGGACCAGCAGCGGCTGCGGTCGCAGAAGTTGTTCCACGCCGACATCGTCGTGCCGATGGGCGAGATCTTCTTCAACCAGGCACCCGGCAGGCCCGGTCAGGACGAGGCGGTGCGCCGGGCGCTGACCCAGGCGCTCGATTTCGGCCAGATCGGCAAGGTGCTCACCACCGGCAACGGGCAGCCCGCCAAGGGCCTCGTCACCGGAGAACCCTTGGCGTGCCCCGGTGATTCGATCAACGGCAAGCTGCCACCCTTCGACGTCGCCGCCGCGAAGTCCGGGCTCGACGCCGCGGGATGGGCGCCCGGCCCGGACGGAGTGCGGGCCAAGAACGGCAAACGGCTGGCGCTCACCGTCGTCTACGGCACCCAGGTCGGGCCGACGATGGTCTCGGCCGCGGAGCTGATCCTGCAGGCGTGGAAGAACGTCGGGGTCGACGCCACGATCAAGGCCGTCGACGGTCCCGGTACCAGCCAGGTGCTGTTCGGCACCGGTGAGTGGGAGGTGTCGCTGGCACCGCTGGGCTTCGTCCTGCCCAGCCAGGCCGTTCCGTTCGTCTCCGGCGCGAAACCTCCGCAGGGCACGAATTTCGCGTATATCGAGAACCCCCGGTACACCGAGTTCGCGGGCAAGGCGTCGGCGCAGGCGGGCGAATCCGGCTGCGGCGACTGGCTGGCCGCCGAATCCGCGCTGTTCGAACGGCTCGACGTGGTGCCGTTCGTGAATTCGACCATCCCGACCTTCGCGAACGGTGCGCGGTTCGAGATGAACCAGGGCCAGATCCTGCCGTCGTCGATCCGGATGTACTCCTGA
- a CDS encoding dipeptide/oligopeptide/nickel ABC transporter permease/ATP-binding protein, with protein MANPRGAKWLGALRTPLGACSAALLALVIVLAVLAPILWQDKAFEIDTNAIGQGPSAAHWLGTDDLGRDILFRVLVATRLSIVLALLATVIGVVTGLVLGTLPSVLPRPLARLVIAAVNIAVAFPGLLLVLFFSVIFGVGTHGAVLAVGFALAPAFARLAQTLAASVAGRDFVAAARISGVGRIRLLFRHILPNIGEPLVVNATIGAGGALLAFAGLSFLGIGVQAPEYDWGRILGEGLNGIYVNPAAALAPGVAVVLAGLAFNLVGETVAGVIGVRTGLRKLAPRPVAPAREDAAESRDDAVLVVENLQVAFPNPAGWTVPVRGVGFTVSAGEAVGVVGESGSGKSLTGLAVSRLVEAPAVVTADRLEFAGKPLLTTPERELRGLLGTSLAMVFQDPMTSFNPTRRIGRQLAEVAEQHQGLPRAKAFERAVDRLRAVRIPAAERRARQYPHEFSGGMRQRAMIGMGLMGDPKLIIADEPTTALDVTVQRQLLRLLARTRSERDTAIILISHDIAVVSQTCERMLVMYAGRVVEDLPTAGTPRHPYTRALLAATLDLETDRDAPLAVIPGRPPEPDRVPTGCAFADRCPAVTDRCRLEDPVLERVEPGHRVACWYPAPLSQPVKETVTAGGAE; from the coding sequence ATGGCGAATCCGCGCGGAGCGAAATGGCTCGGGGCGCTGCGCACACCGCTGGGCGCGTGCTCGGCCGCGCTGCTGGCACTGGTGATCGTGCTCGCGGTCCTGGCGCCGATCCTGTGGCAAGACAAGGCTTTCGAGATCGACACGAACGCGATCGGCCAGGGACCGTCGGCCGCGCACTGGCTGGGCACCGACGACCTCGGCCGCGACATCCTCTTCCGCGTGCTGGTGGCGACCAGGCTGTCGATCGTGCTGGCGCTGCTCGCCACCGTGATCGGGGTGGTGACCGGGCTCGTGCTCGGCACGCTGCCCTCGGTGCTGCCGCGTCCGCTCGCCCGGCTGGTGATCGCGGCGGTCAACATCGCGGTCGCCTTTCCCGGGCTGCTGCTGGTGTTGTTCTTCTCGGTCATCTTCGGTGTCGGGACGCACGGCGCGGTGCTGGCGGTCGGTTTCGCGCTGGCCCCGGCGTTCGCGCGGCTGGCGCAGACGTTGGCCGCTTCGGTGGCGGGACGGGATTTCGTCGCGGCGGCCAGGATCTCCGGTGTCGGCCGGATCCGGTTGCTGTTCCGGCACATCCTGCCCAATATCGGCGAACCGCTGGTGGTCAACGCGACCATCGGCGCCGGCGGGGCACTGCTCGCCTTCGCCGGGTTGTCCTTCCTCGGCATCGGTGTGCAGGCCCCCGAATACGACTGGGGGCGGATCCTCGGCGAAGGACTCAACGGCATCTACGTCAATCCGGCGGCGGCGCTGGCCCCCGGTGTCGCGGTCGTCCTCGCTGGGCTCGCCTTCAACCTGGTGGGGGAGACCGTCGCCGGGGTGATCGGTGTGCGCACCGGGCTGCGCAAGCTCGCACCGCGGCCGGTCGCGCCCGCCAGGGAAGACGCCGCCGAGAGTCGCGACGACGCCGTGCTGGTGGTGGAGAACCTCCAGGTCGCGTTCCCGAACCCGGCGGGCTGGACCGTTCCGGTGCGCGGGGTGGGTTTCACCGTCAGCGCCGGTGAGGCGGTCGGCGTCGTCGGCGAGTCCGGCTCGGGGAAGAGCCTGACCGGGCTGGCGGTATCGCGGCTGGTCGAAGCGCCGGCCGTGGTCACCGCGGACAGACTCGAATTCGCCGGGAAACCGCTGCTGACGACCCCGGAACGGGAGCTGCGCGGTCTGCTCGGCACGTCACTGGCGATGGTCTTCCAGGATCCGATGACCTCGTTCAACCCGACCAGGCGGATCGGCCGCCAATTGGCCGAAGTCGCCGAACAGCATCAGGGACTCCCGCGGGCCAAGGCCTTCGAGCGGGCCGTGGACCGGTTGCGCGCGGTGCGGATCCCCGCCGCCGAACGGCGTGCGCGGCAGTATCCGCACGAGTTCTCCGGCGGGATGCGGCAGCGCGCCATGATCGGCATGGGCCTGATGGGCGACCCGAAGCTCATCATCGCCGACGAGCCGACCACGGCGCTGGACGTCACCGTGCAGCGGCAGCTGCTGCGCCTGCTGGCGCGGACCAGGTCCGAACGGGACACGGCGATCATCCTGATCAGCCACGACATCGCAGTCGTTTCGCAGACTTGCGAACGGATGCTGGTCATGTACGCGGGCCGGGTGGTGGAGGACCTGCCGACCGCCGGGACACCGCGGCATCCGTACACGCGGGCCTTGCTGGCCGCGACGCTCGACCTCGAGACCGACCGTGACGCGCCGCTCGCGGTGATCCCCGGCCGCCCGCCGGAACCGGACCGGGTTCCCACCGGCTGTGCCTTCGCCGACCGGTGCCCGGCGGTGACCGACCGATGCCGTCTCGAGGACCCGGTGCTGGAGCGCGTGGAACCAGGGCATCGCGTCGCCTGCTGGTATCCGGCGCCGCTTTCCCAGCCTGTCAAGGAAACCGTGACCGCCGGAGGTGCGGAGTGA
- a CDS encoding ABC transporter ATP-binding protein — protein sequence MSDLVFDAVSVRYGGRRGLTAVDRVALTVPSGQVVGLVGESGSGKSTLARAAVGLSPISAGRVLLGGVDVRELPRRPPLQMVFQDPYSSLDPRMSIGESITEAIPRGVLPGRAAPRDEVARLLELVNLDPERAVHLPGRLSGGQRQRVALARALAGRPEVLIADEITSALDVSVQGAVLNLVRSVQRRLGLSMLFISHNLAVIRYLSDIVAVMYLGRIVEVGPAEQVLADPRHPYTRDLLAAAPSATTSLLGAGSDEATADAEPADPHHPPGGCRYHPRCPVGPLVRADRDLCLQADPADGAAYRRHSAACHFSDNELTTSRGASAS from the coding sequence GTGAGCGATCTCGTCTTCGACGCGGTGAGCGTCCGCTACGGCGGCAGGCGCGGGCTCACCGCCGTCGACCGGGTCGCGCTGACCGTCCCTTCCGGACAGGTCGTCGGGCTGGTCGGTGAATCGGGATCGGGGAAGTCGACGCTGGCCCGCGCCGCCGTCGGGCTCTCGCCGATCAGCGCCGGACGGGTTCTGCTGGGTGGCGTGGACGTCCGCGAACTGCCCCGCCGCCCGCCGTTGCAGATGGTGTTCCAGGATCCGTATTCCTCTTTGGACCCCCGGATGAGCATCGGGGAATCGATCACCGAAGCGATCCCGCGCGGCGTCCTCCCCGGACGCGCGGCACCCCGGGACGAGGTCGCCCGCCTGCTGGAACTGGTCAACCTCGATCCCGAACGCGCCGTCCACCTGCCGGGGCGGCTTTCCGGCGGCCAGCGGCAACGGGTGGCGCTCGCCCGCGCGCTGGCCGGGCGGCCGGAGGTGCTGATCGCGGACGAGATCACCTCCGCGCTCGACGTCTCGGTGCAGGGCGCGGTCCTCAACCTCGTCCGGTCCGTGCAACGGCGGCTCGGCCTGTCGATGCTGTTCATCTCGCACAACCTCGCGGTGATCCGCTATCTCAGCGACATCGTCGCCGTGATGTACCTCGGCCGGATCGTCGAGGTCGGCCCGGCCGAACAGGTGCTCGCCGATCCGCGGCATCCGTACACGCGTGACCTGCTCGCCGCGGCGCCGTCGGCGACCACCTCGCTGCTCGGCGCCGGCTCGGACGAGGCGACCGCCGACGCCGAGCCCGCCGACCCGCATCATCCGCCCGGCGGATGCCGTTACCACCCGCGCTGCCCGGTCGGCCCGCTCGTGCGGGCCGATCGCGACCTCTGCCTCCAGGCGGATCCCGCCGACGGCGCGGCATACCGGCGTCACTCGGCGGCCTGCCACTTCAGCGACAACGAGCTCACGACCTCCAGAGGAGCAAGCGCATCATGA
- a CDS encoding Prokaryotic metallothionein — MATCEVCGNDYEKTFEIQTVEGARHTFDSFECAIHQLAPICEHCGCRVIGHGIQVEDRFFCCAHCARESAVAGGEKARDAVATS, encoded by the coding sequence ATGGCCACCTGCGAAGTCTGCGGAAACGACTACGAGAAGACGTTCGAGATCCAGACCGTCGAAGGAGCGAGGCATACCTTCGACTCCTTCGAATGCGCGATCCACCAGCTGGCGCCGATCTGCGAACACTGCGGATGCCGAGTCATCGGGCACGGAATCCAGGTGGAGGACCGATTCTTCTGCTGCGCCCACTGCGCGCGGGAAAGCGCGGTCGCCGGCGGGGAGAAGGCACGCGACGCCGTCGCCACGTCCTGA
- a CDS encoding Vms1/Ankzf1 family peptidyl-tRNA hydrolase, whose translation MHTSTLRQVTVREGPFASVYFDNSHDTEDAAARLDLRWRSIRKQLADEGAEERTLSALDAAVTAAPPSEGRTGRALVAEGGEIVLDEELVEPPLREVVRVAPQPYLLPLLRLSPAVVPHVVVVVDKTGADLFAVGEDGAEERTVEGEDHPVHKVRGGGSAYWNIQHRVEAVAERNAAEVAREAVKLADAVGAEVLVLAGEVQARALVRDELPPRGTEKVVELEQGGRADGSAPEALEAEVRRVLAEHAERRRQDVIDRFRAEQGRDGGLAVDGLARTTAALRSAAVETLLIDGESLADRLVWVAGDPTQVATTKEDLELSGTGAEALTRCRADEALPAAVLAEGADLVPVSGEGLAEGVGAILRFAV comes from the coding sequence GTGCACACTTCAACGCTCCGGCAGGTCACCGTGCGCGAAGGACCGTTCGCGTCGGTCTATTTCGACAACTCGCACGACACCGAGGACGCCGCCGCGCGACTGGACCTGCGCTGGCGGTCGATCCGCAAGCAGCTGGCCGACGAAGGCGCCGAGGAGCGGACACTCAGCGCGCTCGACGCGGCCGTGACTGCCGCGCCGCCATCCGAAGGCAGGACCGGGCGTGCCCTGGTCGCCGAGGGCGGGGAGATCGTGCTCGACGAGGAGCTCGTGGAGCCGCCGCTCCGTGAGGTCGTCCGGGTCGCGCCGCAGCCGTATCTGCTCCCGCTTCTGCGGCTTTCCCCGGCGGTCGTGCCGCATGTGGTGGTGGTCGTGGACAAGACGGGCGCCGATCTGTTCGCGGTCGGCGAGGACGGCGCCGAGGAGCGGACCGTCGAGGGCGAGGACCACCCGGTGCACAAGGTGCGCGGCGGTGGCTCGGCCTACTGGAACATCCAGCATCGCGTGGAGGCCGTCGCCGAACGCAACGCCGCGGAGGTCGCGCGGGAGGCGGTCAAGCTCGCCGACGCCGTCGGCGCCGAGGTCCTGGTGCTCGCGGGCGAGGTGCAGGCGCGCGCACTGGTGCGTGACGAACTCCCGCCGCGGGGGACGGAGAAGGTCGTCGAGCTCGAACAAGGCGGCCGGGCGGACGGGAGCGCACCCGAGGCGCTCGAAGCCGAGGTGCGGCGGGTGCTGGCGGAGCACGCGGAACGCCGTCGCCAGGACGTGATCGACCGGTTCCGCGCCGAACAGGGGCGCGACGGCGGGCTGGCGGTGGACGGGCTCGCGCGAACGACGGCGGCCCTGCGGTCGGCCGCCGTCGAGACGCTGCTGATCGACGGCGAGTCGCTGGCCGACCGGCTCGTCTGGGTCGCGGGCGACCCGACGCAGGTCGCGACCACGAAGGAGGATCTCGAACTTTCGGGGACCGGCGCGGAAGCTCTCACGCGGTGTCGGGCGGACGAAGCGCTGCCGGCGGCCGTGCTGGCCGAAGGCGCGGATCTCGTCCCCGTCAGCGGTGAGGGCCTGGCCGAGGGCGTCGGCGCGATCCTGAGGTTCGCGGTCTGA
- a CDS encoding serine hydrolase, protein MTRRLGLDDLYDIAVPSQPSLSPDGDRIVYVLRTADRDEDRNVSTLWEVGATGGEARRLTRGTADMAPKWAPDGTRIAFLRAQDGPPQVWFLPSSGGEAEQVTELPLGAGAPVWSPDGGKVAFSAAVDLAGGEPAANAPVVADRLDFKADGAGLIKTVRKHLHVLEVATREVRQVTFGDWHASDPAWSPDGTHLAFSSGQDGDADLTFRSGAYVVDVTARTAEPRLIGSGEGMAGTVGWSADGAALLVVGRADTQVGHLGLWRVPLDGGDPVELTASLDRNVMPGGPGYPGALPQLTEDGAVLFGVRDRGCTHLYEVDGESSRAVLAGADRVVSGMDIAAGRVVVVMATGDSFGEVAVVDRATGAVDVRTKHGASVAEVELFRHEEREFTIGDGTVVHGWLLRDPVRSGAAPLLLDIHGGPHNAWNGAADSIHLYHQALVARGWAVLLINPRGSDGYGEDFYTAAVGGWGVADAADFLEPLDHLVAEGIADADRLAVAGYSYGGFMTCYLTSRDSRFAAAVAGGVVSDLTSMGGTSDAGHYLAVGELGGPAWDKANERFSPFAQVERVRTPTLVIQGAKDDRCPVGQAEQWFGALRARGVPCRLVLYPDASHLFILDGPPSHRLDFNRRVLGWVEQHTAPADGPSRVPIEAAHWRRRLAELARKHRVPGAALGIARIGDDTEVLASHGVLNTKTGVEVTDDSVFQIGSISKVWTATVVMRLVDEGLLELDAPIADVLPELRLADPGVAGKVTMRHLLTHTSGIDGDVFTDTGRGDDCLERYVEILDQAAQNHPLGETFSYCNSGFVVMGRVIEKLTGLTWDAAMREKLFAPLGLTHTVTLPEEALLFRAAVGHVANGDEDPAPAPVWGLPRSMGPAGLITATAKDVLGFARLHLTGGLTPAGERILTTDSATAMAEKQTDIPDKHSLGDSWGLGWIRDTWSGQRVIGHDGNTIGQSAFLRLLPDQGLAITLLTNGGNTRDLYVELYREIVAELADVAMPRPLEPPATPVTVDGSRHVGGYERAGARMDVLAAEEGLRLRQTATGPLAELLAEKTQEFDLVPVTDSLFLCREPGTRTWMPVTFYTLPTGEQYMHYGVRATPKTS, encoded by the coding sequence ATGACCCGACGTCTCGGTCTCGACGACCTGTACGACATCGCCGTCCCCAGCCAGCCTTCGCTGTCCCCGGACGGTGACCGGATCGTCTACGTCCTGCGCACCGCGGACCGTGACGAAGACCGGAACGTGAGCACCCTCTGGGAGGTCGGCGCGACCGGCGGCGAAGCCCGGCGGCTCACCCGCGGAACCGCCGACATGGCGCCGAAATGGGCGCCGGACGGCACGCGGATCGCGTTCCTCCGCGCCCAGGACGGGCCGCCGCAGGTGTGGTTCCTGCCGTCGTCGGGCGGGGAGGCCGAGCAGGTCACCGAACTCCCGCTCGGGGCGGGCGCCCCGGTCTGGAGCCCGGACGGCGGCAAGGTCGCCTTCTCGGCCGCGGTCGACCTGGCCGGCGGCGAACCCGCGGCGAACGCGCCGGTGGTGGCCGATCGGCTGGACTTCAAGGCCGACGGCGCAGGGCTGATCAAGACCGTCCGCAAGCATCTGCACGTCCTCGAAGTCGCCACGCGCGAAGTCCGGCAGGTCACCTTCGGCGACTGGCACGCCAGTGATCCGGCCTGGTCGCCCGACGGCACGCACCTCGCCTTCTCGTCCGGGCAGGACGGCGACGCCGACTTGACCTTCCGTTCCGGTGCCTATGTGGTCGACGTGACCGCCAGGACCGCCGAGCCACGGCTGATCGGCTCCGGTGAGGGCATGGCGGGCACGGTCGGCTGGTCCGCCGATGGTGCCGCGCTGCTGGTGGTGGGCCGGGCCGACACCCAGGTCGGTCATCTCGGATTGTGGCGTGTCCCGCTCGACGGCGGGGACCCGGTCGAGCTGACCGCGTCCCTGGACCGCAACGTGATGCCCGGTGGCCCCGGCTATCCGGGAGCCCTGCCGCAGCTGACGGAGGACGGCGCCGTGTTGTTCGGCGTCCGGGACCGCGGCTGTACCCATCTGTACGAAGTGGACGGTGAGAGCTCGCGTGCGGTACTGGCGGGCGCGGATCGCGTGGTGTCCGGAATGGACATCGCGGCCGGGCGGGTCGTGGTCGTCATGGCCACCGGAGATTCGTTCGGCGAAGTCGCCGTCGTCGACCGGGCCACCGGCGCCGTCGACGTGCGCACGAAGCACGGCGCCTCCGTGGCCGAGGTCGAGCTTTTCCGTCACGAGGAGAGGGAATTCACCATCGGCGACGGCACCGTCGTCCACGGCTGGCTGCTGCGTGACCCGGTGCGATCCGGCGCCGCGCCACTGCTGCTCGACATCCACGGCGGACCGCACAACGCCTGGAACGGCGCCGCCGACTCGATCCATCTCTATCACCAGGCGCTCGTCGCGCGGGGCTGGGCGGTACTGCTGATCAACCCGCGGGGCAGCGACGGCTACGGCGAGGACTTCTACACCGCCGCCGTCGGCGGATGGGGTGTCGCCGACGCGGCGGACTTCCTCGAACCGTTGGATCACCTTGTCGCCGAAGGGATCGCCGACGCCGACCGGCTGGCCGTGGCGGGTTACAGCTACGGCGGCTTCATGACCTGTTACCTGACCAGCCGCGACAGCCGTTTCGCCGCCGCCGTCGCCGGTGGGGTGGTCAGCGACCTGACCAGCATGGGCGGCACGTCCGACGCCGGGCACTACCTCGCCGTCGGCGAACTCGGTGGGCCGGCGTGGGACAAGGCCAACGAGCGGTTCTCGCCGTTCGCCCAGGTCGAGCGGGTGCGAACGCCCACGCTCGTCATCCAGGGCGCGAAGGACGACCGGTGCCCGGTCGGGCAGGCCGAGCAATGGTTCGGTGCCCTGCGCGCACGGGGCGTCCCGTGCAGGCTGGTGCTGTACCCGGACGCCTCGCACCTGTTCATCCTCGACGGGCCGCCGTCGCACCGGCTCGATTTCAACCGGCGTGTGCTCGGCTGGGTCGAGCAGCACACGGCGCCGGCCGACGGGCCTTCACGGGTGCCGATCGAGGCGGCGCACTGGCGGCGACGGCTGGCCGAACTGGCCCGCAAGCACCGCGTTCCCGGCGCGGCGCTCGGCATCGCCCGGATCGGTGATGACACCGAGGTGCTCGCCTCCCACGGCGTGCTGAACACGAAGACGGGGGTCGAGGTCACTGACGACTCGGTGTTCCAGATCGGCTCGATCTCCAAGGTGTGGACCGCGACCGTGGTGATGCGGCTGGTCGACGAAGGTCTCCTCGAACTGGACGCGCCGATCGCGGACGTCCTGCCGGAACTGCGGCTGGCCGATCCCGGTGTGGCCGGGAAAGTCACCATGCGGCACCTGCTGACGCACACCAGCGGTATCGACGGCGACGTCTTCACCGACACCGGCCGCGGCGACGACTGTCTCGAACGCTACGTCGAAATCCTCGACCAGGCCGCGCAGAACCATCCTCTCGGCGAGACGTTCTCCTACTGCAACTCGGGTTTCGTGGTCATGGGCCGGGTGATCGAGAAGCTCACCGGGCTGACCTGGGACGCGGCGATGCGCGAGAAACTGTTCGCCCCACTCGGTCTCACCCACACCGTGACCCTTCCCGAGGAGGCCTTGCTCTTCCGGGCGGCCGTCGGTCACGTCGCCAACGGAGACGAGGATCCGGCGCCGGCGCCCGTCTGGGGACTGCCCCGGAGCATGGGGCCCGCCGGGCTGATCACCGCCACCGCGAAGGACGTGCTCGGCTTCGCACGGCTGCACCTCACCGGCGGGCTGACCCCGGCGGGGGAACGGATCCTGACGACGGACTCGGCCACCGCGATGGCCGAGAAGCAGACCGACATCCCCGACAAGCATTCGCTCGGCGACTCCTGGGGGCTCGGCTGGATCCGTGACACCTGGAGCGGGCAGCGCGTCATCGGCCACGACGGCAACACGATCGGCCAGTCGGCGTTCCTCCGGCTCCTGCCCGACCAGGGGCTCGCCATCACGCTGCTCACCAACGGGGGCAACACCCGGGACCTGTACGTCGAGCTGTACCGGGAGATCGTCGCCGAACTCGCCGACGTCGCGATGCCGCGGCCGCTCGAACCGCCCGCGACTCCGGTCACCGTCGACGGATCGAGGCATGTGGGCGGCTACGAACGGGCAGGCGCGCGGATGGACGTGCTGGCGGCGGAGGAGGGGCTGCGGCTGCGGCAGACCGCCACCGGACCGCTCGCCGAACTCCTGGCGGAGAAGACGCAGGAGTTCGATCTGGTCCCGGTGACCGACTCGCTTTTCCTCTGCCGAGAGCCCGGGACGCGGACGTGGATGCCGGTCACCTTCTACACGCTGCCGACCGGGGAGCAGTACATGCACTACGGCGTGCGTGCGACGCCGAAGACGTCCTAG